In one Hypomesus transpacificus isolate Combined female chromosome 18, fHypTra1, whole genome shotgun sequence genomic region, the following are encoded:
- the LOC124480986 gene encoding natural resistance-associated macrophage protein 2-like: MPSKIFSFFLRDSTPLSEDIHISSLPPSMTTDQDPGGGDTSQGTSVVQTTCTRRGTPSPSVFPEGHNDTVSSTYFDQKVTIPEETSQMSFSFRKLWAYTGPGFLMSIAYLDPGNIESDLQSGAKAGFKLLWVLLGATLIGLLLQRLAARLGVVTGMHLAEVCHCQYRTVPRIILWLMVELAIIGSDMQEVIGCAIAFNLLSSGRIPLWGGVLITIIDTFVFLFLDKYGLRKLEAFFGLLITIMAITFGYEYVTVAPDQGQLLRGMFVPYCEGCGAAQLQQAVGIVGAVIMPHNIYLHSALVKSRQIDRSSKKEVKEANKYFFIESSIALFISFLINVFVVAVFAEAFYGRTNIEVYNECNATGSPHVDLFPLDNSTLQVDIYKGGVVLGCFFGPAALYIWAVGILAAGQSSTMTGTYSGQFVMEGFLNLHWSRFTRVLLTRSIAITPTLLVAIFQDVQHLTGMNDFLNVLQSMQLPFALIPILTFTSLASLMHDFANGLVWKIGGGVLILLVCAINMYFVVVYVTKLQSIWLYVLAAILSLAYLGFVGYLAWLCLIALGVSCLDLTTSRRNDTTVLIEELPEFDS, from the exons ATGCCTTCCAAGATATTCTCCTTTTTCCTTCGAG ACAGTACCCCACTCTCTGAGGACATCCACATCTCGTCTTTACCACCCAGTATGACCACAGACCAGGATCCAGGGGGAG GTGACACGTCCCAGGGGACGTCAGTGGTACAGACCACATGCACTCGGCGAGGAACTCCTTCCCCCTCTGTGTTCCCAGAGGGTCACAATGACACTGTGTCTAGTACCTATTTTGATCAGAAGGTCACCATTCCAGAGGAAACCAGTCAG ATGAGTTTCAGTTTCCGTAAGCTGTGGGCCTACACTGGGCCTGGGTTTTTAATGAGCATTGCCTACCTTGACCCAGGGAACATAGAGTCTGACCTGCAGTCTGGGGCCAAGGCTGGCTTCAAG CTGTTGTGGGTCCTACTGGGAGCCACTCTCATTGGTCTACTGCTCCAGAGGTTGGCTGCTCGACTGGGCGTGGTCACAGGGATGCACCTGGCGGAAGTCTGTCACTGCCAGTACCGCACa GTTCCCCGTATTATCCTATGGTTAATGGTGGAGCTGGCTATCATTGGTTCAGACATGCAGGAAGTCATTGGATGTGCTATTGCAtttaacctcctctcctctggcag gatccCACTGTGGGGAGGTGTTCTCATCACCATCATTGACAcgtttgtctttctcttcttAGACAAGTATG GTCTGAGGAAGCTTGAAGCCTTCTTTGGGCTTCTCATCACCATCATGGCCATCACGTTTGGATATGAG TATGTGACGGTGGCTCCAGACCAGGGTCAGCTGCTGAGGGGGATGTTTGTCCCCTACTGTGAGGGCTGTGGAGCAGCCCAGCTCCAGCAGGCTGTGGGCATCGTGGGGGCAGTCATCATGCCACACAACATCTACCTGCACTCGGCCCTCGTCAAG TCTCGACAGATTGACCGGTCTAGCAAGAAGGAGGTCAAGGAGGCCAACAAATACTTCTTTATTGAGTCGTCCATTGCACTCTTCATCTCTTTTCTCATCAATGTTTTCGTGGTGGCTGTGTTCGCCGAGGCGTTCTATGGACGCACAAATATTGAAGTG TATAATGAATGCAATGCTACAGGCAGTCCCCATGTTGACCTCTTCCCACTAGACAACAGCACACTACAGGTGGACATCTACAAAGGG GGTGTGGTGCTTGGCTGCTTCTTCGGCCCGGCTGCCCTCTACATCTGGGCTGTGGGGATCCTGGCTGCAGGCCAGAGCTCCACCATGACAGGAACCTACTCTGGACAGTTTGTCATGGAG GGATTCCTGAACTTGCACTGGTCGCGTTTCACTCGGGTGTTGCTGACCCGTTCCATCGCCATCACTCCCACCCTACTGGTGGCCATCTTCCAGGATGTGCAGCACCTGACGGGCATGAACGACTTCCTCAACGTGCTGCAGAGCATGCAG TTGCCATTTGCCCTGATCCCCATCCTAACTTTCACCAGCCTGGCATCCCTTATGCATGATTTTGCTAATGGATT agTTTGGAAGATAGGAGGAGGAGTCTTGATCTTGTTGGTGTGTGCCATCAACATGTATTTTGTAGTGGTTTATGTAACTAAGCTACAGAGTATCTGGCTCTATGTTCTGGCTGCAATTCTCTCTCTAGCCTATCTGGGATTTGTAGGTTACCTG GCATGGTTGTGTCTGATAGCTTTGGGGGTGTCATGTCTAGACCTCACCACCAGCAGAAGAAATGACACCACAGTTCTGATCGAGGAGCTGCCTGAGTTTGACTCTTGA
- the march9 gene encoding E3 ubiquitin-protein ligase MARCHF9, with product MFKYRIRMFFNELKVLVFMRSDSRQSGTDADRRSNMRGLGMGGCGWPPFVDCSSRDDEEEYYGGDPRPRSLAFEEKDPKLQMGLDAVSLTSTSSSMRTPQCRICFQGPEQGELLSPCRCAGSVRCTHQPCLIRWISERGSWSCELCYFKYQVLAISTKNPLQWQAISLTVIEKVQIAAIILGSLFLIASISWLIWSSLSPSARWQRQDLLFQICYGMYGFMDIVCIGLIIHEGSSVYRIFKRWQAVNQQWKVLNYEKSKDLGDPLSSNKTGGRGSRSNPHSLGSSGGGRRSQRFRTILNHHCGYTILHILSQLRPNDPRISSAANREVVMRVTTV from the exons ATGTTCAAGTATCGGATCCGCATGTTTTTCAACGAACTGAAAGTACTGGTTTTTATGCGATCCGATTCGAGACAGTCCGGCACAGACGCAGATAGACGGTCAAACATGCGAGGTCTGGGGATGGGCGGCTGCGGCTGGCCTCCCTTTGTCGACTGCTCTTCCcgggatgatgaagaggagtaCTATGGTGGTGATCCTCGGCCCCGGAGCCTGGCGTTTGAGGAGAAGGACCCCAAACTGCAAATGGGCCTGGACGCCGTGTCTCTCACCAGCACCTCGAGCAGCATGCGCACGCCCCAGTGTCGGATCTGCTTCCAAGGGCCTGAGCAG ggggagctgctGAGCCCGTGTCGCTGCGCCGGCTCGGTCCGCTGCACCCACCAGCCCTGCCTCATCCGCTGGATCAGCGAGAGAGGCTCCTGGAGCTGTGAGCTGTGCTACTTCAAGTACCAGGTCCTGGCCATCAGCACCAAGAACCCACTGCAG TGGCAGGCCATCTCGCTGACGGTGATCGAGAAGGTGCAGATCGCTGCCATCATCCTGGGCTCCCTGTTCCTCATCGCCAGCATCTCCTGGCTCATCTGGTCTTCTCTCAGCCCCTCGGCCCGCTGGCAGCGCCAGGATCTGCTCTTCCAGATCTGCTATGGCATGTACGGCTTCATGGACATCGTCTGCATTG GCCTTATAATCCACGAGGGCTCCTCTGTGTACCGAATCTTCAAGCGCTGGCAAGCTGTCAATCAGCAGTGGAAAGTTCTGAACTATGAGAAGTCCAAGGACCTGGGGGACCCACTGAGCTCCAATAAGACTGGGGGCCGGGGCTCTCGTAGTAACCCCCACAGTCTGGGCAGCAGTGGTGGTGGGCGTAGGAGCCAGAGGTTCAGGACTATCCTCAACCACCACTGTGGCTACACCATCCTACACATCCTGAGCCAGCTGCGGCCCAATGACCCACGCATTAGCTCAGCTGCTAACCGTGAGGTGGTGATGAGGGTCACCACCGTATGA
- the tspan31 gene encoding tetraspanin-31, protein MVCGGFTCSKNALCSLNVVYMLVGLLLIGVAAWGKEFGIVSSIHIIGGVIAVGVFLLLIAIVGLIGAIHHHQVMLFFYMVILFMVFLVQFGVSCSCLAMNQGQQEKLLSSTWGLLNNTTKVDLEGQLDCCGLLNTTASRAQFEKDMANCTAPCKASKNCSTCGDMMLQHATEALKILGGVGLFFSFTEILGVWLAVRYRNQKDPRANPSAFL, encoded by the exons ATGGTCTGTGGCGGATTTACCTGCTCAAAAAATGCGCTTTGTTCCTTAAATGTGGTTTACATG CTGGTGGGGCTGCTGCTCATCGGGGTGGCAGCATGGGGTAAGGAGTTTGGCATCGTGTCCAGCATCCACATAATCGGAGGGGTAATCGCCGTGGGAGTGTTCCTGCTTCTCATCGCCATCGTAGGACTCATAGGGGCcatccaccaccaccaagtcATGCTCTTCTTC TACATGGTCATACTCTTCATGGTCTTTCTCGTCCAGTTTGGGGTGTCCTGCTCCTGCCTGGCAATGAACCAAGGACAACAG GAGAAGCTTCTGAGCTCCACCTGGGGCCTGCTGAACAACACCACCAAGGTAGACCTGGAGGGCCAGCTGGACTGCTGCGGCCTGCTCAACACCACTGCCAGCCGGGCCCAGTTTGAAAAGGACATGGCCAACTGCACTGCT CCATGCAAAGCCAGTAAAAACTGCTCGACCTGCGGAGACATGATGCTGCAACACGCCACGGAGGCCCTGAAGATCCTGGGAGGGGTGGGGCTCTTCTTCAGCTTCACGGAG ATCCTAGGGGTGTGGCTGGCAGTGCGCTACAGGAACCAGAAGGACCCCAGAGCCAATCCAAGCGCTTTCCTATAG
- the LOC124481068 gene encoding LOW QUALITY PROTEIN: arf-GAP with GTPase, ANK repeat and PH domain-containing protein 1-like (The sequence of the model RefSeq protein was modified relative to this genomic sequence to represent the inferred CDS: deleted 2 bases in 2 codons) — MVSRLKPDPMSGTGTLQQRTTYLISLTLVKREPVEEDGGLPQDRGAGAGVGPGAAGEAGGHQGQPSRSQFHQGTAGFVEQEGFGEPEDSEGKSPCSLKDSVPGVGGELTVGSEKLPFTGNLIPPTAVESSKLQSPVGIDKEEIEVTLGSVSEERTHITTMTGHTPSACVDMGAPHTPTRSSIPVRVGQRPATLLKAHSSAVSRRDTKERSPTSSQSLDRNEGRVQTRSPGPCRASWAESEGRSRTRIGRDEVGSQEAGTRAGGRDHPRKDRLKTGSESLPGPVSLVPKPPRKGKSCTLDNSDLNSLTEDLSMGRESQTQQGQAQRTSAKDRKMLKFISGIFTKSSSTSSGSSTVPPVYSIQRESSEEEAAIANSQEWTLTRSIPELRLGVLGSLRSGKSALVHRYITGSYLPHEKPDGGKYKKEVLVEGQSHLLLVREEAGPPDAQFSSWVDAIILVFSLENEASFQEVYQFFSQLNTHRSTADIPLIVVGTQDKISSTNPRVIEDIRARKLCVDVRHSVFYETCATYGLNVDRVFTEAAQRMVAQRKQAVLLASCKSLPNSPSHSGLSTPGSASFPGQTINGCQSNDHPSSLPSTPVVGHKELRGGAGGRGGQRGASGSLRNIPRRRTSLFANRRGSDTEKRAADPRGDVASGRAIKQSILWKRSGSSLNKEWKKKYVTLLNNGTLRYHSSFNDYMQNAHGKEIDLLRVTVKVPGKRPPRAVTPAGPAPGVNGVVKDGSAGTSTSTTAGPLSADEGAGALSPQGERGVQRCPSSLSNKAFSVDALEGSPNPPFGKDPGQSSPMSDRKRKGRKKSMNQKGDTLGQAEAKRKMWKLKSFGSLRNINKTEEENADFIIVSSSGQTWHFEAQSLEEREAWVAAIESQILASLQSCESGRNKAQRSSQSEAVALQAIRNAKGNNLCVDCEAPNPTWASLNLGALICIECSGIHRNLGTHLSRVRSLDLDDWPGELTQVLAAIGNNMANSIWESCTQGRQKPTPNATREERESWIRAKYEQRVFVAPLPAPGSGLEEDSVPERLLSAVTERDLPRLLLLLAHSSKEQINLQPTGGPSTSRAALHAACHLGDVVMTQLLVWYGSDVTARDPQGQTALALARKTGSKECADILLQHGCPNEVSPTTATPGLSRRSSTASLGRTNSRRKFS, encoded by the exons ATGGTGAGTCGTCTGAAGCCTGATCCCATGAGTGGAACCGGCACACTGCAACAACGCACCACCtacctcatctctctcaccctggtcAAGAGAGAGCctgtggaggaggatggaggactcCCCCAAGACAGAGGAGCCGGGGCTGGGGTGGGACCTGGAGCCGCTGGGGAGGCAGGCGGGCACCAGGGACAGCCCTCCAGATCCCAGTTCCATCAGGGGACCGCAGGGTTTGTGGAGCAAGAAGGATTTGGTGAGCCCGAGGACAGCGAGGGGAAATCTCCCTGTTCCTTGAAAGACAGTGTGCCAGGCGTGGGCGGTGAGCTCACCGTAGGGAGTGAGAAGTTACCGTTCACTGGGAATCTTATCCCCCCGACCGCTGTTGAGAGCTCGAAGTTGCAGTCTCCTGTAGGAATAGATAAAGAGGAGATAGAGGTAACCCTAGGGAGCGTCTCCGAAGAAAGAACCCACATCACGACCATGACAGGGCACACGCCATCAGCCTGTGTGGACATGGGGGCTCCCCACACCCCGACACGGAGCAGCATCCCTGTACGAGTGGGCCAGCGCCCCGCAACCCTCCTGAAGGCCCACAGCAGTGCCGTCAGCCGCCGGGACACCAAGGAGCGCAGCCCCACTTCATCCCAGAGCCTGGACCGCAATGAGGGTCGTGTCCAAACCCGCTCCCCAGGCCCCTGCAGGGCCTCCTGGGCCGAGAGTGAGGGAAGGTCCAGGACACGCATCGGGAGGGATGAGGTCGGATCTCAGGAGGCGGGAACGCGAGCCGGGGGACGAGATCATCCCAGGAAAGATAGGCTGAAGACGGGTTCAGAATCTCTACCTGGCCCCGTCAGCCTGGTCCCCAAGCCCCCGCGCAAAGGCAAGAGCTGCACCCTGGACAACAGTGACCTGAACAGCCTGACAGAGGACCTGAGCATGGGAAGGGAGAGCCAGACCCAGCAAGGCCAAGCTCAGCGGACCTCTGCTAAAGACAGGAAGATGTTGAAGTTCATCAGTGGGATTTTCACCAAGAGCAGCTCGACGTCCTCGGGGTCCTCCACGGTTCCTCCTGTCTATAGTATACAGAGAGAGTCCAGTGAGGAGGAAG cGGCGATTGCCAACAGTCAGGAGTGGACCCTGACTCGCTCCATCCCAGAGCTGCGTCTG GGGGTTCTGGGGAGTCTGCGCAGTGGCAAGTCCGCACTGGTGCACAGATACATCACCGGCAGCTACCTTCCGCACGAGAAACCCGACG GTGGGAAGTACAAGAAGGAAGTGCTTGTTGAAGGACAAAGTCATCTGTTACTGGTcagggaggaggcggggcctcCTGACGCACAG TTCAGTAGCTGGGTGGATGCGATCATCTTGGTGTTCAGCCTGGAGAATGAGGCCAGTTTCCAGGAGGTCTACCAGTTCTTCAGCCAGCTGAACACACATCGCAGCACAGCCGACATCCCACTCATCGTGGTGGGCACCCAAG ACAAGATCAGCAGTACCAACCCTCGTGTGATTGAGGACATCCGAGCCAGGaagctgtgtgtggatgtgcgcCACTCTGTGTTCTATGAGACGTGTGCTACGTATGGACTCAATGTGGACCGGGTCTTTACTGAGG CTGCCCAGAGGATGGTGGCTCAGAGGAAGCAGGCAGTCCTCCTGGCCTCCTGCAAGTCCCTGCCCAACTCCCCCAGCCACTCCGGGCTCTCCACCCCAGGTTCAGCCTCCTTCCCTGGGCAG ACCATAAACGGATGCCAGAGTAATGATCACCCCTCCTCACTGCCCTCCACC CCGGTGGTTGGTCACAAAGAGCtccggggcggggcgggggggagaggggggcagcgG GGGGCCTCGGGCTCTCTCAGAAACATCCCTCGCAGGCGCACCTCTCTTTTCGCG AACCGGCGGGGCAGCGACACAGAGAAGAGAGCAGCTGACCCCAGGGGGGATGTGGCTAGTGGACGGGCCATCAAACAG AGCATCCTGTGGAAGCGGAGTGGCAGCTCTCTGAACAAGGAGTGGAAGAAGAAGTACGTCACGCTGTTGAACAACGGTACCCTCCGCTACCACTCCAGCTTCAAC GACTACATGCAGAATGCCCATGGGAAGGAGATAGACCTGCTGCGTGTCACAGTGAAGGTTCCAGGGAAACGCCCACCCAGAGCTGTCACCCCTGCTGGCCCCGCCCCTGGCGTTAACGGGGTAGTCAAAGATGGATCAGCtggcaccagcaccagcaccacagCAG gcccCCTGTCGGCTGATGAAGGTGCGGGGGCCCTGTCcccccagggagagagaggtgtccaacgctgcccctcctctctctccaacaaGGCATTCAGTGTCG ATGCTCTTGAGGGGTCACCCAATCCCCCTTTTGGAAAAGACCCTGGTCAGTCCTCACCGATGAGTGACCgaaagaggaaaggaaggaagaagagCATGAACCAGAAAGGAGACACTTTGGGTCAGGCAGAAG CCAAGCGCAAAATGTGGAAGTTAAAGAGCTTTGGTAGCTTAAGAAACATTAATAAGACAG AGGAGGAGAACGCCGACTTCATTATCGTGTCCAGCTCGGGGCAGACCTGGCACTTTGAGGCCCAgagtctggaggagagggaggcctgggtGGCAGCCATCGAGAGCCAGATCCTGGCCAGTCTGCAGTCCTGTGAGAGTGGCAGGAACAAG gccCAGAGGAGCAGCCAGAGCGAGGCGGTAGCCCTGCAGGCTATCCGCAACGCCAAGGGGAACAACCTCTGTGTGGACTGTGAAGCGCCCA ACCCCACCTGGGCCAGTCTCAATCTGGGGGCGCTGATCTGCATCGAGTGTTCAGGGATCCACCGTAACCTGGGGACCCACCTCTCCCGTGTCCGCTCGCTCGACCTGGACGACTGGCCCGGCGAGCTCACACAGGTCCTGGCTGCCATCGGCAacaacatggccaacagcatCTGGGAGAGCTGCACCCAGGGCAGGCAAAAGCCCACGCCAAACGCCACGAG agaggagagagagtcgtGGATCAGGGCCAAATATGAACAGCGGGTGTTTGTGGCACCCCTGCCAGCCCCAGGTTCGGGCCTGGAGGAAGATAGCGTACCAGAAAGGCTGCTCTCCGCAGTGACTGAGAGGGACCTGCCcaggctcctcctgctccttgcACACAGCAGCAAGGAGCAGATAAACCTCCAGCCCACCGGGGGGCCCTCCACGTCCCGCGCGGCCCTGCACGCTGCCTGCCACCTGGGGGACGTGGTCATGACTCAGCTGCTGGTCTGG TATGGGAGTGATGTGACAGCCAGGGACCCACAAGGTCAGACAGCATTGGCTCTGGCCAGAAAGACTGGGAGTAAAGAATGTGCTGACATTCTGCTGCAACACGGCTGTCCCAACGAAGTGTCCCCGACCACTGCCACCCCCGGTCTGTCCCGCAGATCAAGCACTGCCAGTCTGGGGCGGACCAACTCCAGGAGAAAATTCTCCTAG